The proteins below are encoded in one region of bacterium:
- a CDS encoding cupin domain-containing protein: MSFIKIDDVQEREVVPGFIGRFIHSDNMTIAYWNMKAGAVIPLHEHIHEMIVNVIRGQLQLTVGNETRVLEPGIIAIIPSHVPHTATAITECFVIDCFYPVREDYK; encoded by the coding sequence ATGAGTTTCATAAAAATAGATGACGTACAGGAGCGTGAAGTTGTGCCTGGTTTTATCGGACGTTTTATTCACTCAGATAACATGACTATAGCTTATTGGAACATGAAAGCAGGAGCTGTCATTCCCCTTCATGAACATATTCACGAAATGATTGTCAATGTTATTCGCGGACAACTTCAGCTGACGGTTGGAAATGAAACCCGTGTGCTGGAACCAGGTATCATCGCCATTATTCCAAGTCATGTGCCACACACTGCTACAGCGATTACGGAGTGTTTTGTTATTGACTGTTTTTATCCGGTTCGTGAAGACTATAAATAA
- a CDS encoding DJ-1/PfpI family protein, producing MTFTVSCLQGQAVKKRNVAFFIYQGVEILDFGGPSEVFASASTDSGFAFNVFTVAATTDPILSQRFITVVPQYTIDNCPQPDIIVLPGGNSGPSGDNPKVIQWLQKASKNSALLMSVCTGAFILNKAGLLEGKEATTWYGQIDNLIKAAPKTTVHRNTRYVDNGQIITTAGVSAGIDGALHLVERLLGRDVAAGTAKYMEYDKWKPNEGLVVQK from the coding sequence ATGACATTCACTGTAAGCTGCTTACAAGGCCAGGCTGTAAAAAAACGGAATGTGGCATTTTTTATTTATCAGGGAGTTGAAATTCTGGATTTCGGCGGACCGTCGGAAGTATTTGCGTCCGCATCGACGGACAGCGGTTTTGCATTCAATGTCTTTACTGTAGCCGCAACCACCGATCCGATTTTAAGTCAGCGGTTTATCACCGTCGTTCCCCAGTACACCATCGACAATTGCCCTCAACCCGATATTATTGTTTTACCTGGCGGCAACTCCGGCCCATCAGGCGATAATCCAAAAGTAATACAGTGGCTGCAAAAGGCTTCCAAAAATTCCGCCCTCCTAATGTCTGTCTGCACCGGCGCATTTATTCTGAATAAAGCAGGATTGCTGGAAGGCAAAGAAGCTACAACTTGGTACGGACAAATTGACAACCTGATCAAAGCTGCTCCTAAAACAACCGTGCACCGTAATACCCGGTATGTTGACAACGGACAGATCATAACGACTGCGGGCGTTTCCGCCGGAATTGACGGAGCTTTGCATCTTGTCGAACGACTCCTTGGAAGAGATGTTGCCGCAGGAACAGCCAAGTACATGGAATACGACAAATGGAAACCCAACGAAGGTTTGGTTGTGCAGAAATAA
- a CDS encoding DJ-1/PfpI family protein translates to MIGIACVFSFLLNFQTHAQSNTKQPLNAAILLFDGVQIIDYTGPYELLGGARFNVYTVAEKRTITTAFGMSVNPTYILGNEPKPDILVIPGGGNITPGAQGEGVGAQLENITVIDWIKKRAKESQYVMSVCNGAFLLAKAGLLEGLRSTTTSFFIKDLKSFSPNTIPVWDERVVDNGKILTTAGLSAGMDGALHLIGKILGKAEAQGVALGIEYNWQPESGYARAALADTKLPGAIYEVFYSANARLVTIDGDKRQWNEVWLIPSTKPAKQVLDEINKKWAADQSWNLVTSKDNANSKSEWKLADKNGVYWRATVEVKSTGTNQLNIAFEINKTDKISN, encoded by the coding sequence ATGATAGGAATAGCGTGTGTTTTCAGCTTCCTTTTAAATTTTCAAACACACGCCCAATCAAATACTAAACAACCGTTGAATGCGGCCATATTGCTCTTCGACGGAGTACAAATCATCGACTATACCGGACCATACGAACTTCTCGGCGGCGCGAGATTTAATGTTTATACCGTTGCCGAAAAACGTACGATCACAACCGCTTTCGGAATGAGCGTCAATCCGACCTACATTCTTGGAAATGAACCTAAGCCGGATATCCTTGTGATTCCGGGTGGAGGCAATATTACTCCGGGTGCACAAGGCGAAGGTGTGGGCGCTCAGCTTGAAAACATCACGGTCATTGATTGGATAAAAAAACGAGCGAAAGAATCGCAATACGTGATGTCCGTATGCAACGGAGCTTTTCTATTGGCTAAAGCGGGATTGTTGGAAGGATTGCGTTCAACCACGACTTCTTTTTTCATTAAAGATCTGAAATCGTTTTCACCGAATACTATTCCGGTCTGGGATGAACGCGTCGTCGATAACGGAAAGATTTTAACAACGGCCGGTTTATCTGCAGGCATGGACGGAGCTCTGCATCTGATCGGAAAAATTTTAGGGAAAGCGGAAGCACAGGGCGTCGCTCTTGGCATCGAATACAATTGGCAGCCGGAATCCGGTTATGCGCGCGCCGCTCTGGCTGATACAAAATTACCGGGCGCAATCTATGAAGTTTTCTATTCAGCAAATGCCCGTCTGGTAACAATCGATGGTGACAAGCGCCAATGGAATGAAGTGTGGTTAATTCCTTCTACCAAGCCCGCCAAACAAGTTCTGGATGAAATCAATAAAAAATGGGCCGCCGATCAATCGTGGAATCTCGTAACGTCAAAAGACAATGCCAATTCCAAAAGTGAATGGAAATTAGCCGATAAAAACGGCGTATACTGGCGAGCGACAGTTGAAGTCAAATCAACCGGAACGAATCAATTGAATATTGCGTTTGAAATTAACAAAACCGATAAAATTTCGAATTAA